TTAGTCATTTCATTATGTTGATTGGGATACAATTTTGTACCTTTGTTGTATGAATTTTTCGCAGCTCAAACTGATTATTAAAAGAGAGTATCTGAACAAAGTAAAAAACAAGGTATTTATCATTAGCACAATATTAGGTCCCTTAGGTTTGATAGCCATTCTCGGTGTCCAAGTTATTGCTACGGCATATACTAAACCTGAATCGCTTAGTATTGGAATTATTGATGAAAGCAAACTCATACTTCCCAAACTTCCCTCAAAGCATGAAAATTTTTCCTTTATGCCTTTGCAAGGTACAGTAAGGCAAAACTTGATACAGATACAGGGAAAAAATTCTAAACTCAATGGTATTCTTTATTTTCCGAAGGATTTTTCTATCAAAGGTGGGGAAGTAACCTACTACGGTAAAACAACATTGAGCGTAAGTAATTACGACAAGCTAGAAAATCTCTTGGTCAAAATACTAAAAGATGAGCAGCTGATACAAGGGGGTATACGTCCATCACAATTAGATAGTATCCAAGCTAAGATAAGTCTTACCAATTTAGAAGTAAATGAGAAAGGAGATATTAAACCTACTCATAGTGCAATAAATATGTTTATAGGTTTTGGCACAAGCATGTTGCTGTATATGTTCTTGTTTATCTACGGAGCGATTGTATTGAGAATTGTTATAGAGGAGAAAACTAACCGCGTCGTAGAAGTATTATTGACTTGCGTAAAACCTATTGATTTGTTAATCAGCAAAATCATCGCAGTTTTATTAGTAGGCTTAACACAAATAGCAATTTGGTTATTTTTGATGATAGTGTTGTTAAATGCTCTAAGTCCGATAGTAACAAACAATAAAGTTTCACCTAAAGCCGCCCAAGTGCAAATGGTAAAACAAGATAGTTTGAAGGTTGACATTCAGCCGAATAAAAATTCTAACCTCGTACAAATTCTATATTCTACCTCTTACCAAGTTTTAGTTTATTTTGTGTTGTATTTTGTTGGTGGATATTTGTTTTATGGTTCTTTATTTGCTGCCATAGGGTCTGCGGTAGATAACGAATCGGACACACAGTATTTGCAGCTACCTATCACTATACCGATTATTATTCCTATTCTATTTACAGGACATATTTTAGAAAATCCTAATAGTAGTCTCTCAAAATTTCTGTCTTACTTTCCCATGACCTCACCGATGACTATGCTCACTCGATTTAGTGCAGGTAAAGTAGAAGCATGGGAATTATTTCTTTCCTTATTTGTCTTATACGCTTCTGTGGTGGGAGCTTTGTGGGTAGCTGCAAAAATTTATCGCACAGGTATTTTGATGTATGGAAAGAAGCCTTCCTATAAAGAACTATGGAAATGGTTAAAAATGTCATAAAAAGTTTTTTACGTGCTTAAATAAAGCAGCGGTAGATATTTTTGCAGCGAGTCATGCTCATATCGTATATTGTACAGAGAAAAAAGTTAAAAAAATGGATAATAATCTTTGGATTTGCTTCTTGGTCAATTTTGATACTCAATTTTTTGTTTCCAATTGAAGTTAAAAAACCTTATTCCACGCTTATATACAGTCAAGAAAAGGTGCTTATAGGCGGATTTTTATCTACTGACCAAAAATGGCGCATGGAACTAAGCCCTGATGAAGTACCTGACGAGCTTAAAACCGCTATCTTATTCAAAGAAGATAAATGGTTTTACTGGCATTTTGGAGTAAATCCTATATCTGTATTGCGGGCTTTGGTTAAAAATACACTTCGGGGAAAACGCACTTCGGGAGCTTCTACGATTACCATGCAAGTAGTACGCTTGTTATATCCACACAAAAGAACTTATTGGAACAAACTCAAAGAAATGCTGCGGGCTATTCAATTAGAAATGAACTACTCTAAAAATGAAATTCTGCTTTTATATCTCAACTATGCGCCTTATGGTGGAAATATAGAAGGGATAAAAGCTGCATCATATATTTACTTTGAAAAGCCCCCTAACAGGCTAAGCTTAAATCAAATTATTTTGCTAACTCTTGTACCTAACCGCCCTAACTCTTTACGCTTAGACAAAAACCCTGCAGACTTACAAAAAACCAGAGCATATTGGATAGAAAAATACAAAAAACACAAAATTTTTAACGCTGCCCTTTTAGAAGAAGCACTTAAAGAACCTACACAGTACAAACGACACAATATTCCTATCTTATCTCCACAGTTGAGCTATATACTCAAGCAAAAGTATCCTGAATATCAGGTTATTTACACTACAATTCGTGTAGATATACAAAAAAATGTTGCTAATTTGTTAAAAAAACATGTTGAGCAATATCAACCGATTGGCATTACTAATGGGGCAGTGCTAGTAGTAGATAATAAAACTCGGCAAGTAGTAGCATACTGTGCTTCTGCAGACCCTACGGATAAGCGCTCAAAAGGTTTAGTGGATGGAATAAAAGCTATTCGCTCTCCAGGTTCAGCTTTGAAACCTTTGGTTTATGGTTTAGCCATTCAAGAAGGTTACATTACTCCTCAAACTCGTTTATTAGATGTTCCTACTGACTTTAATGGATATGCTCCCCAAAACTTTGACTACACTTTTCAAGGTGAAGTTAGTGCGCAATATGCTTTGGTAAATTCTCTCAATGTGCCTACCGTACGATTAGCCCAACAAATAGGATTAGAAAGAGTTTTGCAGCTTTTTGCGGATGCTCACCTTAAAGATGTACAAAAACGTAAAAAACAGCTCGGATTATCCGTAGTTTTAGGAGGAATAGGGACAAATTTAGAAGAGCTCACAGCGCTTTACACTGCTTTTGCAAATCAAGGTATATGGCAGCCTTTGCGGTATCTAGTACATGAAGACACAACTAATCTACCCAAAGTAACTCTACTAACCCCCGAAGCAAACTTTATATTAACAGACATGTTAAGTAAGCTTTCTCGCCCTGATATGCCTACACGGTTTTCTAAGCTTGAAGAAGTGCCTAAAATTGCTTGGAAAACAGGTACTTCTTATGGAAAGAAAGACGCTTGGGCGATAGGTTATCATGTAAATTACACAGTTGGCGTATGGTTAGGTGATTTTTCAGGTAAAGGAATAACGAATTTAGCCGCATCACAGATGGCTACGCCGCTTTTGTTTGATATTTTTTATACCATTTTGCCAAAAGACCAAAGATATGTATGGTTTAAGAAGCCCAAAAATGTACAAACTCGGCTTGTATGTTCGGAAACAGGTTGGCTTAGCAGTCCGTATTGCGATGCACAAAAGCAAGTTTTAGATATGTACATTCCCTACATTTCGCCTAATGCAGTGTGTGATAGAAATCAACGATTGTATGTTAGCCAAAATGAAAAGTATGAGTATTGCCAACATTGCCTACCTAAAACAGGATATGTAGAAAAGGTATATCCTATACTTCCGCCCGAATTAGTCATTTTTTACAAAGAGAATAAGGTAAATTTTTCTGTACCACCTCCGCATAATCCAAATTGTGATAGGTGGATTTCCCAACAAGGTCCTCAAATTATTTCTCCGCTTAGCAATTATGAGTATGTTTTAGAAAAAAATGCCCCTATTGAAATTGTACTTCAAGCTGCTTCCGAAAGCAGAATACGCACTCATTTTTGGTATATCAATGGGATATTTTACCGAAAGGTCCCTGCGGGTCAAAAGTTGTTTTACAAACCTCGCAGTGCCATAACTAAAATCACCTGTACAGATGAAATGGGCAGAAGTAATCATGTAATTCTTAAAGTCAAGTGGATATAGAAGTTAATTTTTTGTTATTTTTTTGGGCGTGCCCTTGTGGGCAAAAGCCCACAAGGTCGGCGTGCTTCGGGCTATGCTATTGCTTCGGTGCTGCGCTTCGCTCCGCACTGGGCTAACGCCCACCCTCCGCATGCCTCACGCAAGAGATCTCTGAAAAAATCGTTTCTCTGTGTGTTATGCAAGGTTTTAGCTTGTAAGTACTTGTACTTCAACCTTAAACAAGGTAAAGACATAATTGCCCAGGTCATCTGCGTGAGGGGCATGGAGCATGCCGTTAGGCAGTGCGAAGCGCAGCGAAGCACCGAAGCGAAAGCGTAGTGCGGAATGCCCCGACCCTTGCGCAGCAAGGGGCACGCCCAAAATAAAACTATTTTTTAGGTTACCTCATCCTGCTGCACATTTTATCTAGCCCCATAAACTATAAGGGCTGCTTTTAATTTTTAATCCACTTCGGAAGGAACTCCGTGGTAAGATATAGAATTAAGCCAATTGTTCCTCCGACTAATGTGCCGTTAATTCGTATGTACTGCAAATCCTTACCTACTTCCAATTCAATTTGTTCGGCTAAAGACTTAGAATCCCAACGGCGAATAGTGGTGGAAATATGCTCCTTTACTATTTCTTGATTAGACTCTACTACTTGTACTATCTGTACTTGTAACCAAGCATCTATTTTTTGCCTAAGAGTTTCATCTTGCATCAACTTCTGCGAAATTTCTTGAATTTGTTTTTGTATAAGTACTTGATTTTGAGGTTTTTTTAGTTCTTCCAATAGCCAATCTTTTACTTTTGTCCATACTTGGCGAGTATGCTCCCGAAAGAAAGGATTTTGTACAATCATTTCCTTAATTGCGATAACTTTTTGCTGATACTCAGGTGCAGTTTTGAGTTTTTCAATCCATTCTAAAAGCT
The nucleotide sequence above comes from Bacteroidia bacterium. Encoded proteins:
- a CDS encoding ABC transporter permease, coding for MNFSQLKLIIKREYLNKVKNKVFIISTILGPLGLIAILGVQVIATAYTKPESLSIGIIDESKLILPKLPSKHENFSFMPLQGTVRQNLIQIQGKNSKLNGILYFPKDFSIKGGEVTYYGKTTLSVSNYDKLENLLVKILKDEQLIQGGIRPSQLDSIQAKISLTNLEVNEKGDIKPTHSAINMFIGFGTSMLLYMFLFIYGAIVLRIVIEEKTNRVVEVLLTCVKPIDLLISKIIAVLLVGLTQIAIWLFLMIVLLNALSPIVTNNKVSPKAAQVQMVKQDSLKVDIQPNKNSNLVQILYSTSYQVLVYFVLYFVGGYLFYGSLFAAIGSAVDNESDTQYLQLPITIPIIIPILFTGHILENPNSSLSKFLSYFPMTSPMTMLTRFSAGKVEAWELFLSLFVLYASVVGALWVAAKIYRTGILMYGKKPSYKELWKWLKMS
- the pbpC gene encoding penicillin-binding protein 1C translates to MLISYIVQRKKLKKWIIIFGFASWSILILNFLFPIEVKKPYSTLIYSQEKVLIGGFLSTDQKWRMELSPDEVPDELKTAILFKEDKWFYWHFGVNPISVLRALVKNTLRGKRTSGASTITMQVVRLLYPHKRTYWNKLKEMLRAIQLEMNYSKNEILLLYLNYAPYGGNIEGIKAASYIYFEKPPNRLSLNQIILLTLVPNRPNSLRLDKNPADLQKTRAYWIEKYKKHKIFNAALLEEALKEPTQYKRHNIPILSPQLSYILKQKYPEYQVIYTTIRVDIQKNVANLLKKHVEQYQPIGITNGAVLVVDNKTRQVVAYCASADPTDKRSKGLVDGIKAIRSPGSALKPLVYGLAIQEGYITPQTRLLDVPTDFNGYAPQNFDYTFQGEVSAQYALVNSLNVPTVRLAQQIGLERVLQLFADAHLKDVQKRKKQLGLSVVLGGIGTNLEELTALYTAFANQGIWQPLRYLVHEDTTNLPKVTLLTPEANFILTDMLSKLSRPDMPTRFSKLEEVPKIAWKTGTSYGKKDAWAIGYHVNYTVGVWLGDFSGKGITNLAASQMATPLLFDIFYTILPKDQRYVWFKKPKNVQTRLVCSETGWLSSPYCDAQKQVLDMYIPYISPNAVCDRNQRLYVSQNEKYEYCQHCLPKTGYVEKVYPILPPELVIFYKENKVNFSVPPPHNPNCDRWISQQGPQIISPLSNYEYVLEKNAPIEIVLQAASESRIRTHFWYINGIFYRKVPAGQKLFYKPRSAITKITCTDEMGRSNHVILKVKWI